cgatttttaTCTGATATTCTCCTCTTTCATGTGCCCCTTGAAGCTTCTCTCATGGGTTCTCCCGCACTTTTCCCCACTACTTCAAGCATTTCTGGACTGGGTTGCATTTTCTGCGTCTCTAAGCTCCATGGAGACTAAAGCcttaagaaaaacaaagcaaaaatttGAGCTTTGACGCCAAAGCAGCTGCTACTCTTGAGTGTGGTCAAATACTCAAGAAAGATTTGAGCTTTAAGattggttttgtttattttcatcTGGGTTATTTAACTTCAAGCTCTTGGTTTGCCTACTATATGTAACATGTGGGTTTCAGTTTGGCTTTTCTGAGCCTTTGCTCTCACTGTCTTGCTTTTGAGATTTGTGGCTTTCTACTCTCTAATggatagaagaagaagtacTTCAAAATTGAACAGTAGGCTTACTAGGCTTCTCCTTTTGCTATTCATATTCTGCTTTCGCCAAGAAACTGTGCAGTGCCAAGAAACTGAGCCTCCATCGTCGTCAAAGCAGCCCCACTTCAAGAACCAGCTTCAAAGAATCATTCTCAGCATTGTGTTGGGAGTAGTGACAGGACTAATTTGTGCCCTTCTCACTGCTCTCTTGGTCCGCTGCTTTCTCCGCTACATTAGCAGAACCCCAATTCTAAAAGGCCCTGTCATATTTTCTCCGAAAATCGATCCCAAGACGCTCCAATTGGCATTAACTAATGAAAACCAGTTACTGGGTTCTAGCCCAAATGGCAAGTACTACAGGACTGTTCTTGACAATGGGCTTATCATTGCAGTCAAGCAGCTTGGACCCTTTTCCGAGTGTAGTTCGCCAGAGTCTCAGAGCAAGTCGGTGAAGAGGCGAATACAGCAGGAGCTTGAAGTTCTTGCTGGCCTGAGGCATAGGCATTTGATGAGCCTGAGGGCTTATGTTCGTGAACACGATAGGTTCTCTTTGGTTTATGATTTTGTGCCCAATGGGAGCCTAGAGGATGCTATGAATAGAGTTAGAGCAAACCAATTGCAGCTTGGTTGGGAAGTTCGGCTTCGGGTTGCAGTTGGGGTGATTAAGGGGCTTCAGTATCTTCACTCGTATGTTCCTCAGATTATGCACTACAACTTAAAGCCTACAAATGTTATGTTGGATTCGGAGTTTGAACCGAGATTGGGAGATTATGGGTTGGCCAAGCTTACGCCTTATTTGGATGGAGCAACATCTGGCTACAGCGCTCCAGAGTGTTTCCAGAATGGCAGGTACACATATCAAACTTTGATAATATCCAAACTTGGTAATGTTTCGTTTTGTACAATTACTATGCCATTCTGTTGAGGAAGCTATATTGATATATTTGTGGAACTTGTAATTGGGTTTAATGATATTTGTGCACAGTTCCTAGTAATTTTCTTGCTTTTACAATACTTATCAGGAGTTTGGTATTCCACATCGCAAATGTTTAGTCTGGGGCAGGATTGGATTAGGTCTGCTACcttttaatttccattagCCATTTAGCTTCTTTTTCAAATGTCTCGCTCTCCTGCACAAGGTGATGGATACTCGAAACTCACGGCCAATACAGGGGTGTGTGTTTTGTGGGTGGGATTGCAATCCCACACACACCCTTTGTCGCACTTTTTTTTCGCCCCTGTATGGAATTCTGAAAGTTTCCCTTGGAGCTGGTTTATTCTCATAGTTGTTAAGATATAATAAGGCTTTGTAGAACTTCAGAATATTGATGGTTGTTTGCCTTAACTTTGGTGCTATGGGGTCTTATATGAAGCAGTTGTGTTATATTGACTCGCTTGTAGTATGGAAATAAAAACAGATATACTCTTCCACTAAAGGCATTATATTCAATTTTGACAGGTACAGTGATAAGAGCGACATCTTCAGCTTTGGGATgatattgggtgttttattAACTGGTAGAGACCCAACTGACCCCTTCTTTGGGGAAGCAGCTAGTGGTGGAAGTTTAGGACGGTGGCTGCGGCACTTGCAGCAAGCCGGGGAGGCACGGGAAGCATTAGATAAGAGTATAATAGGGGAAGAGGGGGAGGAAGATGAGATGTTGATGGCAGTGAGAATTGCTGTTGTATGCCTATCAGATTTGCCAGCAGAGAGACCCTCAAGTGATGAGCTTGTTCACATGCTAACCCAACTGCACAGTTTTTGAATCAAATGTAAGTATTTTGTTGAGTTGAAGCTCCTATTTCTGTAGATTTTGGGGAACTAGACTTCAGAAATGTTTGCTCTCAGGTTTTGGTCTGCAATCTGAACGTCTTTTCAAGTTGTAAGCTTCCCTGTTGTAATGTACGTACATTGACTGTGGTGAAGAAGTCAAGGAAATTTCTAACTTTGGAGTAAGAATGAGCAGATAACCCATGTGGGGCACATCTCtattattgtgtttttcaCCTCCTGATGGTAGGGATTTGGTGGCAGTCTTTTTCTGGACAATACTTTTTTCAAAATCACGGGTCTTTTCAACCTGTGAAGTTGGACTATTCTCTACATGCCTGCTTCAATAACTATTCTGTGTAGATGTGCAATTTGAGAAAAGCTTCCATGTCAAGAGTATAATactgtttttctatttttcacCAATCAAATTAGATCATATGGAATGGTTACAATGCATGACGgattcgatggaaatatcaaaATAGTGCTATTTTCGTGatgtacaatttttttttcgtaCTTCAGTGTTCTTGTAGGCATGGATTCAAGTTCTAAGGTGGATGCAACCAGCTAACACGCAGTCTACAAATCAACTAATATTTCATAAAAGAATCAAATAGTAATATGAGTATTTAATAAGTCTTTTGATAACCTTGCTTATTGGATTAATAATTCTTTTTCAAAGGCTCCATTTACTTTCTTGCTGTGATCCCCATCCCCATGGTTCTATTTTGGAAGATGTAAAAGCCATTATTGGTTGAGTTTGTCTTGCCTAGAGTGTGTCACAAATTGTATCCACATGTGATGAACATGACTAGGAAGCAAGAAGAGACAGGAAAAAGCATGTGGTGGGGATACTCAGAAACCAAGCAGCTCATGCAATTTGGGCCCAAAATTAGCAtgcttgaaaagaaaaaagaaaaaaagcgaGTTAAAAAGCATGAGAAGGATTAGAAAAGATGACCTAACCACTTCCAGCTGTGACTGCTAGTAGAACCCAACCTTCCattcttttaattattaatagcATTCATAATGGGctctttaaattatatttttagacaaattttagagataaaatggaaaaatagaACTTCAATCATGCTCCCTAttcacctcctaaaatagaaAGACCTTTAGGAGCTCATAAATttaaggagagagaaatgactcTTAGTGCCCGTTTGGCATTGTTTATTTggggtaataagtgatttttttaaaattttgagaagtCCAACCCATTTGGTAAACTGtaagaaaatcacttattgttaaaaattgctctgagagaaagctataaaggaaagcaactaatgaggtgctttcattttctgattattcaggaatcagtttcgaagaggcgctgggtttaatgattatgcggcaatcattttctgattatgcataaaatcaataccaacaacacttttaacaaaaattttactaaatgccaaactgctttatctcacagctgatttctctcacagcaaatctgacagcgattattttcacagcagagcaatgccaaactggcccttaGTGACtctctataatttaatgctcctttatttaatgaaaatttcaaacctttaattaatgctaattattttttaaaagagattgaccaatgaaaaaagagttatagcatttatgactcccCAAACTAGAGAGCACCATtggagtttaaattttatagagagttcctaaaataacttttatatgtttttagctaaaatttaacaaaaaaatagagagtATGATTGTGAATGCTTTagggtatatatatattgaaagataattattaagagaaaattatttaaaggagaggaattctttttcttctcaacaGATGAGAAATCCCCCAAGTCACAAGGTGAGGGTGGTAGAAGACTTCCACGAAACGGAGATAAAACTTTTTTCTACTTTCAGGTTCCAGTCAATAACACTATGATATACAGGATAACACTTCTACATGACATATCATTATTGACAGGAGATAGCAAGATAGTTCTATTTTTGTtgcaactaaatttttttcgaGGGTCAGGGGTGTTATAGTTTGTTAGCTTTTTGGGCCTTGGGCTTCAtgttataaacaaaaattagtgGTGGGAAAAATTGCAAGTGTTTGGGCCGGAAGGTGTTTGCTTTGTCTCACTTTGGGCTGTGGGTGAAATGTCAAATtgccaaagaaaagaaagaaagacaaaaactGGAGTGTGGGAGAAAAATCCAAGTACGAGCATCTCTCAATCCATtcatttagttttgtttttgtggacGAAATCTCAATCCACTTAGTTCACCACCAAATTCCCAGTTAAAGCAGAAAGTTAATATCTTATCCGGTCTCAAAAAATCTATGCTACCTTATCCAATATCCATCCAAGTCATTGCCCAGGCTGATATATTATAGTGCTGAGCTTTTGCCCCTTTTTAACTCGAGCAAATCAAAACCAACTTACATCCAACAAAATGCAGGCCATTCTACCATCTGTATCACCCCTTGCCCTTGCAacacccaccaccaccaagtCCCTTGCCTTGCCATGCAGCTCCTCCATTCCAAGGCTACTAAAATCCCCAAGGTGCCCCCCACTCAAGGCAGCCAATGTCACAGAAGACCCTTCTGCTGTTGATTACAGCTCCGTCACTTCGTAAGTCAATACCACTCTCAGCTCTGTCTTCTTATTGATCTTAATATTCTGATCAATTGTTTGCTCAAACATAAGCattattttgtgaaatttaCAGTGTTTTTCCGGCAGAGGCTTGCGACACAATCGGAGGAGAAGCTTGTGATGTCGAAATGTATCCTGAGGTGAAGCTCAAACCAGAAGACAGGAACAACACAGCAAAGACTACTTCTGAGCAGTTGGATAGAGATTATCTAGAGTACGACAGCCCCAAGACGTAAGATGAATAATCTTTTATTGGTTTGAGGTctgaaattttgtattttctttttgattgCCTAAAATGGttctatgttgatgattgcTGCAGGGTCTTTCCTGGAGAGGCTTGTGATGATCTGGGAGGAGAATTTTGTGAGCCTGAGTATCAGAGAGGGGTTCACTAGGCCCTGagatcttttcttttctcatctCAGCTCTATTGTTGACTCTAATAATTTTGTGAATAATTACTATTTGGAAGGGTAGCTGGCAATGTTCTTgaataataaataatgaaCATGAACATGTAAGAATATAGCCCAGTTGGGAAATTCTAGTTGCAAATTCTGATCTTCACAATTTTCTTTGCTTCAATATTTGAAAAACTCAGAATCAGGGATGCTACCTAAGACTCCGAAACCAGATAATTGATGAATTAGTATATTCTCCAATGATTAGAACTAAGAAAAGATTTGTttcttgaaatttgaaatactATTTACTGATCATATCAAGTTTCAGAGCTTGCACATCACACAGTTTTAAGGGTTTCTACAGAACTCGCATTATGAACAAGAACAATGAAGAGCAGATATTAACACTGACATGTTTAGGCATCAAATGTCACAGAGCTTCGAGTAATTTTGAGCCTAAATTCGATACGCCTACTATTCACTCGCTTCAGTGATCTCCTCCAGAAAAAGATACTGGAGAGCAATGGAATACTTAGCAGTCTTTGTCCTCCCTGAATTGCTATAGTCTTTTAGAACAAACGATCCAGAGCCATCACCTTCAGCGCACACACAAACACCCAATTATAATATGTTGCAAAGATcatgtacccaaaaaaaaaaaagaacactTATTCTACTATATCTATaccatataaaattataatgcaTAACGGTCCCATTGCTAAACAAACCTTGAATTGTAAAAATGGTTGTAACCCATCTTTTGTAGATGAAGAGCAACCTTGGGGAGTCTCCATGGTGTGTATCAGACAGCAGAAGCTTGCAAGGACTCGTTTCACTACCATGAAAAGTTAAAGCTTACCATACTACTATTGTTACTAAACAGAGCAAATTAAGTcactaattataatttaaaaaggtTAATTACTCACTTGGCATGAACCATGGCATTGTGACATAAGGCGAGTGTCCGAACCATTGCTAAGTCTCTTCCACGTGGGTTACCATATCTTTCTTGGCAGCTCCTTTAATTGaaagtttaaaaataaaaaaaaaataaaaaaaattaacagaTTGACACAAGtgaacaagaaaagaagaaaggaaatacCTTTCATCAAAGAAATCTCCAAAATCATCAATAATAACTGCCACAGGAAATGTGTCATGCAGGTGAAACGCAGCAAAGTACTTCTTAATtccttcatcatcatccacATACCTATACAGATGAAAACTTGTCTCAAAAATCCCATTTATACATCATCATTCTTTAGAAGTGTTATGATCAAGAAAGCTTCAAGGGGTAAACTCACTTCATTTGTATGCGCTGAAATGTCTCAGAGGATGAATCAACGCCCTGAAAATGTTTAACACAGAAAAATGGCTTATGGGTACTGaaatatttcaaataataaataaattttttttaaagaaaaaaaagaaagagaagaggtaCCTGGGAAAGATAAGGGGGCTTGGCCTCTAACTTGCGGCGGTTGCAAATGAACATCACTTTACCATTAGTATTGCCATGGTGGGCCTCCTCCATTGCGGAGTTGAATGCAAACTGGAATATTAGGGAGGTTTTTCCGCTGCAAAAAAACGAAGACACAAAGCaattagagagagaaatggagagagagagatatatatggAAAGTTGAATTACGAATACCAGGAAGGAGGGCCAGAGAGAAGCATGACAGGGTGGGATTGGCTGTTTTGTTGGAGGTCCATTTGCCTCACTGAGAAAAATCTCTGCACCATGGTTAAGCTGAAGCCTGAAGCTACAATGTCAACAGTCAGATGGAAATTTATACTTGGTTGGTCCAAATCACAAAACCCGGGCCTAACAAAAAACCCATCTTGGATTTTACCGTCGTGCctttttctgtatttttttcttattcttttcatGAACAATAATCTAGTTGGcgccaaaaaatttaaaatttattatttttacgaAAATAGAGGCACCCACAATAATTTGGAACCCTCCAGTtagaaatatattattttgccAAGGCCTAGTATATGGATTTTAGCTCTTACTTTCACTTATATATGCGTTTTTGTTCCTgcaaatatatttgaaattaattatgCCTTGCCTACTATTACAGtgaatttcaaaatctttTCTAACTAATATAAATATTTCCAACGCATGTTATGCATTGAATGGCATAATAGTCAAGAGAGCACACTGCGGACTATCGAAAGAGTAGCCAATCTCCAAAAAGTTAGACCAATGTAAATTGCTCTGCAAGACATACTCGATGggaagtatataagcatagcATAAAACCTTGAATTTCCAGTTCATTtcagcaaaaggaaaagaaaaacaacttCTCAAGAAATTCAGATGGAGGTAACTCATAAGTTTGCAACTACAGTTGCAAGATAAAGGGCCTAAATCAGCAAAGGAGAAAATTGTGTTCATAAGATTACATTGGCTCAGAATCATCATGTTTTTATTGGCAATAGCGTGGCTGACCCATTTCCAAATCCAGATTCCAGTACTACCTCCGACAGGTCATCGCTCTCAAAAAAGGCATGGTGAAGGGCCTTGACGCATTTTTCAGCTTCACTATCATTTACTATCAATGAGATGTTCACCTGATTTATAACAAATCAATTATTAGAcagcaaagaaaaataatgaatgcGTGAAATATTATGAGTTATGACCGAGAGACCTTAGATGCCCCTTGCGAGATCATTTGGACATTGACTTGATTGGTTCGGAGAACATGAAATGCCTGCAAGAAGGAAAGCCAACTATATGAGataagaaagaagaggaaaataaaacaTCTCTTCTGGacaaattctagaacattGCAGAGGGAAACATAACACCTTCTCTAGTATCAATGAAGAATACTGAACATTCCCTATGAGTGAGATGATTGATCTACGCTGCAGAAGATTCACGAATGCAATTTTTTCGAGTTCTTCCTCCATCTTGTCAAGTTCCTGTTACATATGCCACCAATTTGTACGCATTCAGAAAATTAGCACAGACAAATCTTTCAACTAGTGATGTATCAGTGTTGGCTCTTAACTAAAACGAACGTCGAGACTGACAATGCATATCTATTGTCTATAAGTTTCACACCGTGtgtatctttatatattttacaTTGTGCATCCTTACAAAAGGATGCCTCTTATTCACAGGGACCTTGAAAAGGTATAAACAGCTTTAAAAGAATTACAACTTAGAACAACAAATAAATCCTACATAAAGAACATAAGATTATATGCTTGCCTGCTGAATTAGTTCTCTACTCCAAAACTTTGATGGATCCAATGTCAAAGATAAACTGACTTCACTTGTTGCAACAACATCCACAGAAATGCCCAAATCTTCAAAGGTCGAGAACACCTATTTGGATGATGAATCCCACCATAGGGGGGGCATCACGACAATTACAATCAGAAAttccaaaacaagaaaagcaataTGGCAACaactgcaaaaacaaaaccaaggaAACAAAGAGTTTCTCACCTTTGCGAGGAAGCCAACTTGACCAAGCATGCGTGTACTGACAATATCCAACAGGGTGACATTTTGCTTCAGAACTATGCTGGTTAGAACAGCCTGAAGTTGATTTCAAGGGATAGATTGcggtaaaaataaaagatcaaGAATGTTTGAATTCTTACACACACTTCAATTctcaagaaaacaagaaaagaaaagagaagataaaGCTGCCCAAACCTTGCTCATATCTCTTGTTTTAGTGATGAGGGTACCAGGAGCTTTAGGGTTATAAGAGTTCTTGACCCTAACAGGAATCTCGCCATCTCTAGCTGGTCTCATGGATTGTGGATGTAGAACCTGCGCAATTGTCAGTGCAATTATATTTATCTTTCTACCTAAGTGCTCTATTTCTACTACCGATGCTAAATGGCTAGCTCTCATCAAGACTCCATCTACATTTCTTCATACAAATTACTAGAAGAATGCTTTGTCTGTCTAATCACAAttatacaagaaaaaaagtggGGCTCATCATCTGAATAAAAGATGCTCATGAATTGAATACAAATATTGCTTTAGTGGAAGTCTTAGTCCACAAACTTAGTCCAAAGCACTTCATGGATGGGATGGGAGTGTAATGCGCACTTCATGGATGGGAGGGGAG
The window above is part of the Prunus dulcis chromosome 1, ALMONDv2, whole genome shotgun sequence genome. Proteins encoded here:
- the LOC117623402 gene encoding inactive leucine-rich repeat receptor-like protein kinase CORYNE → MDRRRSTSKLNSRLTRLLLLLFIFCFRQETVQCQETEPPSSSKQPHFKNQLQRIILSIVLGVVTGLICALLTALLVRCFLRYISRTPILKGPVIFSPKIDPKTLQLALTNENQLLGSSPNGKYYRTVLDNGLIIAVKQLGPFSECSSPESQSKSVKRRIQQELEVLAGLRHRHLMSLRAYVREHDRFSLVYDFVPNGSLEDAMNRVRANQLQLGWEVRLRVAVGVIKGLQYLHSYVPQIMHYNLKPTNVMLDSEFEPRLGDYGLAKLTPYLDGATSGYSAPECFQNGRYSDKSDIFSFGMILGVLLTGRDPTDPFFGEAASGGSLGRWLRHLQQAGEAREALDKSIIGEEGEEDEMLMAVRIAVVCLSDLPAERPSSDELVHMLTQLHSF
- the LOC117616673 gene encoding light-regulated protein, chloroplastic → MQAILPSVSPLALATPTTTKSLALPCSSSIPRLLKSPRCPPLKAANVTEDPSAVDYSSVTSVFPAEACDTIGGEACDVEMYPEVKLKPEDRNNTAKTTSEQLDRDYLEYDSPKTVFPGEACDDLGGEFCEPEYQRGVH
- the LOC117616672 gene encoding uncharacterized protein LOC117616672 isoform X2 — protein: MVQRFFSVRQMDLQQNSQSHPVMLLSGPPSCGKTSLIFQFAFNSAMEEAHHGNTNGKVMFICNRRKLEAKPPYLSQGVDSSSETFQRIQMKYVDDDEGIKKYFAAFHLHDTFPVAVIIDDFGDFFDERSCQERYGNPRGRDLAMVRTLALCHNAMVHANETSPCKLLLSDTHHGDSPRLLFIYKRWVTTIFTIQGDGSGSFVLKDYSNSGRTKTAKYSIALQYLFLEEITEASE
- the LOC117616672 gene encoding uncharacterized protein LOC117616672 isoform X1, producing the protein MVQRFFSVRQMDLQQNSQSHPVMLLSGPPSCGKTSLIFQFAFNSAMEEAHHGNTNGKVMFICNRRKLEAKPPYLSQGVDSSSETFQRIQMNFHLYRYVDDDEGIKKYFAAFHLHDTFPVAVIIDDFGDFFDERSCQERYGNPRGRDLAMVRTLALCHNAMVHANETSPCKLLLSDTHHGDSPRLLFIYKRWVTTIFTIQGDGSGSFVLKDYSNSGRTKTAKYSIALQYLFLEEITEASE